The DNA sequence CACGAGCGCGGCGGCATCTGGGTGGCAGCCCTACCCGGCAAGGAGATCCCTACCTATCGCGTGTCAGTCACGTACGGCGAGGACACGAACGTTCGCGACGATGCGTACCGCTACCTGCCGACCCTGGGTGAGATGGATACCTACCTGATCTCCGAGGGCCGCCACGAGGACCTGTGGAAGGTCCTGGGCGCTCACGTGAAGACCTACTCCGACGAGCTGGGCGAGACCACCGGCACCTCCTTCGCCGTGTGGGCACCCAACGCCCGCGCCGTGCGCGTCGTCGGCGAGTTCAACTACTGGGATGGCACGGCGACCTCCATGCGTTCGCTGGGTTCGTCCGGCGTGTGGGAGATCTTCGTTCCCGAGGTCGGCGTGGGTGCCCGCTACAAGTTTGAGATCCAGGGCCCCGGCGGTAACTGGTTCCAGAAGGCCGACCCGCTGGCTCGCGCCACCGAGATTCCCCCGGCCACGGCCTCGGTCGTCACCGACTACTTCCACGAGTGGACCGACGCCGAGTGGATGGCCGCGCGCCGTGAGCGCAACGTCCACGAGGGCCCCATGTCCATCTACGAGGTCCACGCCGGTTCGTGGCGTCAGGGCCTGGGCTACCGTGAGCTGGCCGACGAGCTGGTCCCCTACGTCAAGCAGATGGGCTTCACGCACGTGGAGTTCATGCCGCTGGCCGAGCACCCCTTCGGCGGCTCGTGGGGCTATCAGGTGACCTCCTACTACGCGCCTTCCTCGCGCTACGGCACCCCGGACGACTTCCGCTACCTGGTGGACGCCTTCCACCGCGAGGGCATCGGTGTCATCCTGGACTGGGTGCCCGCCCACTTCCCGAAGGATGACTTCGCGCTGGCCCGCTTCGACGGCACCCCGCTGTACGAGGATCCGGATCCGCTGCGCGGCGAGCACCCCGACTGGGGCACCTACGTCTTCAACTTCGGCCGCCGCGAGGTGCGTAACTTCCTGGTCGCCAACGCCCTGTATTGGCTCGAGGACTTCCACATCGACGGCCTGCGTGTCGATGCCGTGGCCTCGATGCTGTACCTGGACTACTCGCGCAAGGACGGCCAGTGGCGTCCCAACCAGTACGGTGGCCGCGAGAACCTGGAGGCCATCGAGTTCATCCAGGAAGCCAACGCGACCGCGTACCGCCGCCACCCCGGCATCATCATGATCGCCGAGGAGTCCACGGCGTGGCCGGGCGTGACCGCCCCGACGTCGGGCGGTGGCCTGGGCTACGGCATGAAGTGGAACATGGGCTGGATGAACGACACCCTGCGCTACCTGAGCGAGGACCCGGTCAACCGCCGCTGGCATCACGGCGAGCTCACCTTCTCCCTCGTGTACGCCTTCTCCGAGAACTACGTGCTGCCGCTGTCGCACGACGAGGTCGTGCACGGCAAGGGGTCACTGATTTCGAAGATGCCCGGCGACAAGTGGCAGCGCCTGGCAGGCCTGCGTTCCCTGTACGCCTACCAGTGGAGCCACCCGGGCAAGCAGCTCATTTTCATGGGACAGGAGATCGGCCAGGAGCAGGAGTGGAACGAGTCCTACTCCCTCGACTGGTGGCTCCTGGATCAGGAGGGCCACGCGGGTGTCGCGGCTCTGGTGGAGCGTCTCAACAGGATCTACGCGTCCTCCCCGGCCATGTGGGACGACGACTACACGGGCTTTGAGTGGATCGACGCCTCCGACGGCGACCACAACCTGATCTCCTACCTGCGTAAGGGTTCGGACAATAAGGGCAACCGCGAGGTCGTCGTGTGCATCTCCAACTTCGCCGGCAACCCACACGAGGGCTACCGCGTGGGCCTGCCTTTCGGCGGCGAGTGGGTCGAAATCCTGAACACCGACTCCGAAGAGTTCGGCGGCTCAGGCGTGGTCAACGTCGGCACCATCATCGCCGAAGACACTCCCTGGAACGGCCGTCCGGTCTCCGCCTCACTGCGCATACCCCCGCTGGGTGCCGTGTGGCTGGCACCCGCCTCCCAGGCACGCTAAACACATAGACCAATACGACGAGGCCGGGGCAGGACCACCTGCTCCGGCCTCACCCGTCCCCCATTCACGTCGCGTAGGTGCCGCGGCGCACGGCAGCATGAGCGTGGGCGGAGTTTAGAAGCCCGCCCGCCCACGATCGATCTGGCCCTGTAGCTTGATGAGTTCGCGGCGGGCATCCGGGTCGGTCTCACGGTTGATCCTTTTCGTCAGTTCGTTGTGCGTGGAGCGCCACCCGTACCACGCGACGACTATAACGAAGACGGCAGCGATAATGAACCACTTCACCGGTCTCATCCCCTCGAGCCATAGCCCAGCCAAGCCAGGCACTGCGCAATCTGATAATCCTCATGCGGACGATTCCACATGTTGTGGCATGTCCACTGATTGGGGTACGAGTCGACACAGTATCCACTCTCCGAGTAGTACGCACAGTTATTCAGCACGTCGAGAGGCGAAGCCACGCTTGCCGAAGCACTTGCGGGCGCGAACACCATCACGCCAATGACAAACACGCTAACAAAGGGCTGCATTGCTATCCCCATTCCAGCCCTCCCTTCTTCGAACGTCATCGTCATTGATACTGTAAAGAGACTTTCTAGAAACTGTCAAGAAGGCATCATGAAGAAATCTGTCTAGTCACCACGCGAATGTCGCGGCTCTGGTGGAGCGTCTCAACAGGATCTACGCGTCCTCCCCGGCCATGTGGGACGACGACTACACGGGCTTTGAGTGGATCGACGCCTCCGACGGCGACCACAACCTGATCTCCTACCTACGCAAGGGCTCGGACAATAAGGGCAACCGCGAGGTCGTCGTGTGGCTGGCACCCGCCTCCCAGGCACGCTAAACGCATCGATCAATACGACGAGGCCGGAGCAGGACCACCCACTCCGGCCTCACCCGTCCCCCAATCAGGCCGCGTAGGTGCCGCGGCGCGCAGCCGGGCTCGACGACGCTCTCACATGAGAAGCATCGCCAGGCGCGTGCGAGCCTTGGAGACCTCGGGAGACGAGCCTGCCACGCGGAAGAGGTCCAGGAGACGCAGGCGCAGCGCCTCGCGCTCCTTCGCGTCCGTAGAGGCGGCGAGCAGATCGAGAAGCACCTCGTAAGCTCCGGCGGCGTCGCCTGCGGCGAAGAGCGCGTCGGCTCGGGCCGCAGGGTCATCCGTGTTCTGTTCACCGTAGGCGCGCGCTGCGAAACGCACGCGGGACAGGTGGGACTTCGCTTCCTCGTCGCGGGGATTCAACTCGATGACATGCTCCCACAGGGCGATCGCCTCGTCGAGGTTACCGTTCTCCTCTGCGGCAAGCGGGGCCTCGTGCTCGGGCGGGGTCGGGGCGACCGTGTCTTCGGCGGCCACGGCGATACGCGCGGTGACGCCCATCTGCGCTGCGGCCTCGAGAATCTGCGAGACGATGGGAAGCACCTGCTCCTTTGCAGCAGCCCCCTGGAACAGCGGAACCGGACGCCCTCCCACGAGGGCAACGACCGTGGGCACTGCCTGGATCTGGAATGCCTGGGCGATCGCCGGGGCCTGGTCAATATCGACCTCGACCAGCTGGAATGCTCCCGCCTGCTCACGGGCGATCTCCTCAAGCATCGCCAGGGTCGGCTTGGACTCGAGCGATCGCGCAGACCACATGACCAGGACGACCGGCACGGCCTGCGAGGTGGACATGACGTCCTGGAAGTTCTCCTCGTCCGTGGTGGTGATCAGCGGGATGTGCAGGCCCTCCCCCGCGGCTGCGGGCGCGTCGGAGCCCGCGGCGGCAGGCGCACTCGCGCGAGCCGACAGATCGACGGCTCCATGCGAGTCGACGGGAGTCGGGACTGCCTCGGATGCGGAGCGAGGGTCAGGCGTGTTCATGGTGTCCTCTTCGTGACGACAGTGTTGCTAGGAACGATGATATGCGTCGTCCCCGCGACGTAGAGCCGCGGGGACGAGCTGTGCGCTGTGGGTGAAAATCAGCCCGGACTCGTCGAGGGGTCGAGGGCCACGGACACGATCGTGTATTCACCGCCGACAACCTGAGGTGTTCCGCCCGCGGTCTTTGAGGGGAGCCGCATGAGAACGGTAGCGATATACTCCGCGGTGGCGGTGCCTTCCACCGTCGTGCCGCCCGGGCTCATGGTCGCGGTCTTACCACCCAGGTTCATGGTCGCGCCCGCGACCGTGCGCTGGTAGGTCAGCGTGTACTTGAAGTTAGCGGCCACGAGAGCCGAGCCGTCCTGCAACACCAGGCCCGATATCGGGTGATCCGTCGCGGTCGCCGCGGCGGTCACGCTGCCCGCGGCACTGACCGACGAGTTCAGGTCACTCACGGCAGACAGATAAGTCTTCGTGAACTCGTCGGCGAGGAACTGCGACGTGTCCTGGGTACCCGAGTTCAGCATCGTGATGTACTGCGCGAGAGCAGTCTCAGGAGCAACGACAAAGCCATCGGAAGTGCCGGTGACATAGGCCGAGCCGGTGCCCACGGGGGGCAAGGTCAGCTGCGTGCCGCCTAGCAGGCGAGCGAAGTTCGTCAGCTGATAATCCGAACGAGCAGAGTCCTGGACGAACACCTGCACGACGGGCAGTGCCGTCGTAGAGGATGCGGAGATATTGAAGATCGCGCGCGGCCACGAATCAGAGTTCGTGATGGCCAGGGATGCCGGGGTGAAGTCCAACGCCTGGGGAGCCTGTCCCGAGGCCGTGGCCAGCGCGTACTGCGCAGTGCGATAGTCCAGCGCACCCTGGGCCACACGCCCCGACAGGTCGGAAGCGTTGAGCGACGCATCGGCCGTCGTCATCGCTTGTCCGGTTGCATCCAGGACCGAGGAGATACGTTCCAAGTCCAGGTTCGCGGCGCTCTGCGCCTCCTCGCCCGACTGTGCAACGATCTCGTTGGAGCACGCGCTCAGTCCCAGCGTCGAAGCCATGAGCAGCGCGGCGGTCGCCACCGCGACGGTCTTTCTCTTCATCACTTACCTTCCTCACGGTCCTTGAGCCAGCCGGACATGATCGATGTCCAGCCACCGGTCTTCGATGCGTCGTCGTCGGGTGCCGAGGTCGGGGCGGCCGGCTCTGCGGCGCGAGGACGGGTGATCGGGATCAGGCCCGTGTTAAACTCCTGGCCATCGACCACGACAGTCTGCTCGCCGTTGTTACGGGCTTCTCGCAGGGCGCGGCGCGAGGGCAGCGTGCGTCCTCCCCGGATACCAGACAGGTCGATGACACCGGTGTCGGTCGTGGCGCGCTCCGGCGGATCCTGATCGATCGGCCCGTTGTCGAGGCCGTGGCGTCCGCGGCGCTCGGCGGTGTGCGCGAGTGGGTCGGGAGAGTCTTCGTCCTGAGCAGCTTCGTTGGTCGCCGCATCGTCGGAGCTCTTTGCGTCGTCGGCGGCACCATCGTTTGCGGTCTCGGCGGGTGTCTCGATTACTTCGTCTTCGACGGGAGACCCCTCGGCCGCATCCTCCTCGGAGGACGCATTCTCGCTGGACTCATCGGCTGCAGGCGCGTAGGCCGCGGCACCCCACTGAGTCTTCTCCTCGTTGGGTTCTGCGCCACCAGCCTCAGCAGGAGACTCATTCGACGCATCGACCTCATCCACGGCCTGAGGCTCCTTAACGGGAGCGGGCGCAGCGGCCGAATCGCGGGCGGCAGCGACGCGCTCGGCGACGGCCGCGGAGTTGATCGAGGAAGTCTCGAGGGCGTCAGCCTTGCGACGTTCCTCTATACGCGCCGCACGAATCTTGCGCAGGCGCAGGAGCTGCCAACGTGTGAGGAACAGTGCGAGGGCAATCAGCGCAAAAACGCACGCGGCCAGGAACGCGATGATGGCGAGGGTGTTGGTCTGCTCGACCTTCCAGGTCAGGGTCAGCGTGAGGTCATTGGGACCGGCCGCAGATACAGCCAGAGCGGAACGACCGGAGGGCACGTTCTCCAGGTCCAGGCTTACGGTACCCTCACCACTAGCCTGACTGAACCACATGTCGGAGGAGGCCAGCTGCGTCACCAGGTCAGCAGAGGTCGGATCCGCAAGGGGCTGGGCGCCAGACTGGACCCCGGACTGAGCACCCGACTGGGCGGGCTTGGAGGGAGCAGCAGGAGCGGTCTTACCGGTCGATACCGCATCGTGGGATTCGGCCTTCAGCTTCGTGCGATCCGACTCGACGCCAATGACCTCCGTGTAGGCGGCGTCGCCAATCCAGCCCTTCACGTCCTGCGTCGTACCGATGCTCAGGGTCACGGGCGCGCCAGACTTCGACGTCGCGGTGACAGTCACGTCATCCTTCACGATTGACAGCACGTTACCGCGCGTCATAATCAGATCCGTCGCAGAATCGACGGACGACGCTTGATGCGTCGGCGGCCGCAGGACGGTCACGCCGAGTAGCCCGACGAGCACGCATACAAGAGCGACAACGCCCATTGACGATGCCGCTATGTATCGCTTAAAGAGTTCCACGGTTGCTCCTCACATCCAATGCCCACACTGCGGGCATTCTTCAGTCCCCACTTTACGTGCCAACTGCGGGCACGGCAGAATCCGCGGCCCGGGCAGTGATGCATCACATCCGCACATCACAGCGGACGCAGACCACGACGCCAGCACTCCGAGTGCCAGTGCCGACGCCCCTCAACTCCCTGAGGCAAACCAAAAGGCGCTTCTTCAGGCCACGCGACGACGTGCGCTGCACCCACGGGGATCGGACGCAGGCAGGCCGGGCAGGTGTATTGCTTCGCAGCGCTGGGCAGACGACGCACCTGATAGTCCAGGCCGTCCGGTCCCCGCTCCGTGCGCGGCACGGAGGCGAGGCGGTCCATCTGCAGTCGACGCGCCTCGCCCCACGGTCGTTTCTTGCTTCGTTTGCCTCTCACGCAACCACAGTGCCACGACGCCACACGCGGCGCACGGCGAGGTCAGCGTCGACCTCGACAATATCGGCCTTCTTTCCAGCCGCGAGCGAACCGATCGAATCGTCGCCCAGGATCGTGGCACCCTGAACGGACGCCATGTACACGGCATCCACAAGCGGGATGCCGCCGCGAGTGACGGCCACGCGCACGCAGTCCATCAGGTGTGCGGTGCCACCCGCAATGGCGTTTCCCTGCGCCAGCCGTGCCACGCCGTCCTTCACGATGACGTCCTGGGGGCCGAGCGTGTACTCACCATCAGCCATGCCTGCGGCCGCCATCGCATCGGTGATGAGCACGACGTGCTCGCGTCCCACGAGCTCGTACACGTCGCGAACCAGGGAGGGATCGACGTGGATCGAGTCGCAGATCAGCTCGGCGACAGCTCCTCCGCGTGCGGCATCCGAGAGGAACTCGGCGATCGGGCCGGTGTCGCGGTGATGCAGCGGACGCATGCCGTTAAACAGGTGGGTGATCGTCGCACGCGGGCCACGCTTGGTTTCGACCTGCGAGAAGCGCTCGCGCGAATAGGCCAGCGCCTCGCGGGCCTTCACGGAGTTGGAATCCGTGTGGCCCCAGGACGGGATCGCTCCCCCGTCGATGAGGGCCTCGGCCACCGATCCGGGGCCGTAGGCGTTCGGCTTCTCGGGGGCAAGCGTCATCGACAGCGCAAACCCCTGGCAGTCCGCAATGAGGGTGCGCGTCAGGTCCGCGTCGGGATCGACGATGTA is a window from the Schaalia odontolytica genome containing:
- the glgB gene encoding 1,4-alpha-glucan branching protein GlgB, with the translated sequence MSRELTPIPVNDDILDAVASGSYYSPHSVLGAHLSDAGVTIRVAAHLADAVDIITPTGAYAASHERGGIWVAALPGKEIPTYRVSVTYGEDTNVRDDAYRYLPTLGEMDTYLISEGRHEDLWKVLGAHVKTYSDELGETTGTSFAVWAPNARAVRVVGEFNYWDGTATSMRSLGSSGVWEIFVPEVGVGARYKFEIQGPGGNWFQKADPLARATEIPPATASVVTDYFHEWTDAEWMAARRERNVHEGPMSIYEVHAGSWRQGLGYRELADELVPYVKQMGFTHVEFMPLAEHPFGGSWGYQVTSYYAPSSRYGTPDDFRYLVDAFHREGIGVILDWVPAHFPKDDFALARFDGTPLYEDPDPLRGEHPDWGTYVFNFGRREVRNFLVANALYWLEDFHIDGLRVDAVASMLYLDYSRKDGQWRPNQYGGRENLEAIEFIQEANATAYRRHPGIIMIAEESTAWPGVTAPTSGGGLGYGMKWNMGWMNDTLRYLSEDPVNRRWHHGELTFSLVYAFSENYVLPLSHDEVVHGKGSLISKMPGDKWQRLAGLRSLYAYQWSHPGKQLIFMGQEIGQEQEWNESYSLDWWLLDQEGHAGVAALVERLNRIYASSPAMWDDDYTGFEWIDASDGDHNLISYLRKGSDNKGNREVVVCISNFAGNPHEGYRVGLPFGGEWVEILNTDSEEFGGSGVVNVGTIIAEDTPWNGRPVSASLRIPPLGAVWLAPASQAR
- a CDS encoding cation transporter, yielding MRPVKWFIIAAVFVIVVAWYGWRSTHNELTKRINRETDPDARRELIKLQGQIDRGRAGF
- a CDS encoding tetratricopeptide repeat protein, which gives rise to MNTPDPRSASEAVPTPVDSHGAVDLSARASAPAAAGSDAPAAAGEGLHIPLITTTDEENFQDVMSTSQAVPVVLVMWSARSLESKPTLAMLEEIAREQAGAFQLVEVDIDQAPAIAQAFQIQAVPTVVALVGGRPVPLFQGAAAKEQVLPIVSQILEAAAQMGVTARIAVAAEDTVAPTPPEHEAPLAAEENGNLDEAIALWEHVIELNPRDEEAKSHLSRVRFAARAYGEQNTDDPAARADALFAAGDAAGAYEVLLDLLAASTDAKEREALRLRLLDLFRVAGSSPEVSKARTRLAMLLM
- a CDS encoding N-acetylglucosamine-6-phosphate deacetylase encodes the protein MTTSVLRGRLVREDSVVEDGIIEFDGTTITRVCPVSEYEGETPEASDATYLPGLVDVHCHGGGGESFPNAETAEEALVAVLEHRRHGTTSLVASCVTASAEVLRARAKTLAQLARAGELAGIHFEGPFVSHERCGAQDPTYIVDPDADLTRTLIADCQGFALSMTLAPEKPNAYGPGSVAEALIDGGAIPSWGHTDSNSVKAREALAYSRERFSQVETKRGPRATITHLFNGMRPLHHRDTGPIAEFLSDAARGGAVAELICDSIHVDPSLVRDVYELVGREHVVLITDAMAAAGMADGEYTLGPQDVIVKDGVARLAQGNAIAGGTAHLMDCVRVAVTRGGIPLVDAVYMASVQGATILGDDSIGSLAAGKKADIVEVDADLAVRRVWRRGTVVA